From the Planktothricoides raciborskii GIHE-MW2 genome, the window CGCCAAATTTTCAGGTGGATTTAAAGCTAGATAAAGAGATTGCCATTAGCCAGCAAACTATCGAGGCAAAAGCAGAAGGTCAATACTTATTTGGCTCCCCCTTAGCGGCAGGTCAGCTTAAATATTATGTCACCCGCAGTCAGGCAAATTTTACCCCCAAAGGTTGGGAAGAATTTGCTTTTGGACAACAGTGGTTTTGGCCGGAAAACCCACCATCAATTGATGCTGAAGTGCTGCAAAATTATGCTGAGTTAGATCCTCAAGGTCTGGGAACTTTTACCTTTAAAATTGGTAATGACTTACCCTATCCCATGACCTATCAAGTATCCGCCGAAGTCTCGGATAGCTCAAATCAAGCAGTGGCCGCTTCTCAGTCGGTGATTGCTTTACCCAGCGATCGCCTAATTGGGTTAAAAAGTGACTTTGCGGCTGAAGTGGACAAAGATTTTACTGTAGAAATGATTGCCACTGATGCCACAGGTAAAGTGCTTAAAGGAGAACGAATTCGCCTGCAACTCCAAAAAGTTGACTATAAACCGATGCCGCGTTCAATGTCAGAAACTTGGCCAAAATATAAACTTGAATATACAACCGTAGCGGAAAAACAAATCACATCTGGCGGCCAAGCCGAAAAGATTTCTCTCCAAGCAAAAGAAGCGGGTTATTACCGCATTCGGGCTAATTTTGCCAATGCCAAAGATGAAGTAATGGCGACCGATTTATCCATTTGGATTAGTGGGAAAAATCCTGTATTTTGGGGATATCCTGGAGAACAGGAAAATGCCCTGGAAGTTAAACTAGATAAAGATACTTATCAACCCGGTGAAATCGCCACCGCTGTTGTACAATCTCCCTATCCAGAGGCCGAATTATATTTTGCCGTGGTGCGAGATAAACCCATCTATAAAACTATCACCAAAGTAACCGGAGGGGCGCCGCAAATTCAGTTTACTGTCACCCCAGAAATGCTGCCCAATGCCGCAGTGCAAGCGGTGTTAGTCCGACAAGGTATTTCTCTGGATCAAGTGGAAGCGGGAACGGTGAAAGATTTGGTAAAAATTGGTTTTGCCCCATTTTCCACTAGCTTAGATGAGAAATATCTCCAGATAGAAGTGAAGCCAGATTTAGAGGCTGTTGAACCTGGGGCAGAACAAAGCCTCAAACTGACCGTTAAAGATGGGAAAAATCGGCCAGTTAAAGCACAAGTTTCCCTGATGGTGGTGAATGAGGATGTCCTGCAATTGACGGGATATCGTCCCCCGGATTTGGTGACAACAGTTTATGCCCAGCAATTAATTCCGACGCGGTTTACGGATAACCGATTTGCGGTGTCTTTGAAGGATATTATTTTTAATCAAAATGAGAATCCTCAATTGTCACCACGGGCTGCTACTCCAGGAGTGGGAGATGTATTTCTACAACAGGAGTCGGAAAAAAATCAGTCTGCCCCATTACCTGCAAATGCTCCTGCAGCAGGCCGATCGCAGACCCCAGAAGAACCGGCGCAAGCGATCAATATTCGCAAAGATTTTAAGCCCTTGGCTTATTACAATGGTGCCGTCATCACTGACAACAATGGTCACGCCACTGTTCGGTTTAAATTACCGGATAATTTAACCACTTGGCGAGTGATTGCGATCGCCGAAACCGAGGATATGCGGTTTGGCAAAGGAGAGAATACTTTTATCACCAAAAAACCGCTGATGGCCAATCCATTGCTACCCCAATTTGTCCGGGTGGGCGATCGCTTTTTTGCCGGTCTTGCGGTCACTAACAATACGGGCAAAAAAGGCAATTTAGAAATAAATGGCCAAGTGGCGGAAAATATGCAGTTTGCGGAAAATGCCAGCAGTACCCAACAATTAAGCACTCAAGCCAAACCGGATACAACTGGCTATCGTTTCCCGATCGCAGCCCAAGACATTGGGGTAGGAAAGATAAAATTTACCGCCCAATTAAACAAGCGGGACGGCGATGGTTTCGAGGTATCTCTGCCGGTGAAAAAACTGGCAGTTACAGAACAGGTGATTTCTACTGGAGTCACAGAAAATCAGGTCAAAATTCCCTTAAATGTGAATCAGAATGTAGCGCCCAATGTGGGAGGTTTAGAAGTTTCTCTGGCTTCTACCTTAATCCCCGAAATTACTGCCCCAGCGCGGCAAGTATTTGAAGAAAATCGCTTGCCATTCTTGGAACCGGCAGCCTCTCAGTTAGCGATCGCTGCTAACCTGCAAATTTTAGGGCAAAAATATGGTCAAGCTTTTGGGGAATTTAACCCCACAGCCCAGGCAGAAATTGCCTTAAAACAACTCCAAGAACTTCAGCAGTCTGATGGCGGTTTTGCCTCATGGCCAAAACAATACCAATCCGATCCATTTGTCACCCCCTACGCGGCGGAAAGTTTAGCCAAAGCGTTGGCTGCTGACTTTAAGGTAGATCCGGGGATGGTTTCTCAGGTAAAACTGTATTTGCAGCGTCTCTTAGAAAACCCGCAACAATATGATTATTGCCAGACAGAAATCTGTCAAAATCAGTTGCGACTATCCGCACTGATGGCTTTAGCCGAATTAGGAGATAAACGGGATAGTTTTTTAGGGGATATCTATAAACAGCGAGAAGAATTAGACCAGTTATCTCAGCTTAAATTGACCCGCTATTTATTTAGCTTCCCGCAGTGGCAAGATGAGGCAAAAACTCTGTTCGATCGCTTCCAGGAAACAGTTTATGAAACTGGGCGATCGGCCACAGTCAATTTACCGCGAGGCTGGTATTGGCTGAGTACCCCGACCACTCAACAGGCGGAAACTTTACGGCTATTTATTGCCCAAAAAGCTAAACCAGAAGTGAGCGATCGCCTCTTACAAGGGCTATTAAATTTGCGGCGAAATGGCACCTGGCAAAATAGTTATGCCAACGCTTCTGCCCTGACTGCATTAGTGGCTTATGCCAACACTCAACCCACCCCACCGAACTTTACCGCCACGGTAAAATTAGCCGGGGAAAATATCGACTCGATGCAGTTTCAAGGCTACGAAAATCCCAGTCGATTTATTAATGTAGCAATGGATCAATTACCCCAGGGAAATGCTGACTTAACCTTAGAAAAATCAGGGGCAGGTAGCCTACATTATTTAACCGCCTATAGCTATCGCTTATTAGGCAATGCCCCCGGACGATTTAACGGCTTGCGCGTTGACCGAAAAGTTCGCCTTGCCGGGGAAGATCAAGTGCTGGCAACAATGGGGTTATCTGCCTTAAATCAACCCGTAACCGTAGAGGTTGGACAAGTGTTTGATATTGGGTTGGAAATTATTACTGACCACCCCATCGATCATCTGGTGATTACTGACCAATTACCCGCCGGTTTTGAGGCAGTAGATACCACTTTTCAAATCACGAATCCGGCAGTTCAAGCCCAAGTTGATAGCTGGGAAATTGGTTATCAAACCATTTACGCAGACGAAGTGGTTGCTTATGGCGATCGCCTCAATGCCGGGGTCTATAATCTGCATTATTTAGTGCGGTCTGTAACCCCTGGAACCTTTGAATGGCCTGGGGCAGAAGTGCATCTAAAATATGCCCCAGAAGAGTTTGGGCGATCGGCCACGGCTACTTTGGCAGTGAAAGAATAATTACTACCAAAAAACCTCAACCTGGTTCCTGAATAAGCCCGGTTGAGGTTATGCTTCAGAGGTTATGCTTCAGGCGATCGCTAACAGCAAACTGGTTTATTGTGTTAGCTATAAAACCAGGAATTCCTGGTTTATTTCCGTTTACCGATTGACCCATAAAAATAATTGACAAGCGGCTTTTAATTGGAAATATCCCCATTTTCCTTGCCAGTCAGAAATTTTCCCAGTCCATCGGCTTGATTTTTGCAAATCAGGTAGAAAAATCAGGCGTTTAAATTCTTGGATGAGAGACCGATCGTGACAAATGGCAATAATGTCTTGCTGAAAATAATAACTAAATAAGTCAAAGTTAGAAGAACCGATGATTAAGTATTGGTCATCGATTAACATGGATTTTAAGTGGGTCATGCCATCAGGGTAAAGATATAGGTCAATTCCCGATCGCCCAGTTTCCCAGCGAGTATAATGGTCGTAAACTCCCCAGTTATTCGCCGCTGAGGTAATGAAGGAAATTTTCACACCGTTTTTTCGGGCAGTTCGCAGGCGATCGTAAAAAGGAAATGACAAATAAGGGGTTTCAATGATAATTGATTCACGGGCTGACTCAATTAAATCAAAAAATCTGGGAAATAGCTGAGAATTATTCCTGCCATTGAATAAATAGAGTTCAATGTTGCCAAAATTCTGAAATTTCTGCTGATGTTCTCCCTGCCAACTGGCTAAAAAGTCAGTGGTTAAAAATTCTGCTATCTTGGGGTCTTCAATTCGCAGCATCATATCATGCCACGCAAAGTTATGCTGGCTAAAATTAATTCCGCCAATGTAGAGAATTCGACGATCAATCACAATCATTTTTTTATGATTGCGATCGGCAAATTTGCTGAAAAATAGCCCGACGGGATTAATAAATTTAACCCCGACTCCATTTTGATTCAGACGTTTAATGATTTGCC encodes:
- a CDS encoding alpha-2-macroglobulin, with the translated sequence MRIKIKTWMKTWIHFLLGLLLAFGLFTCQTTNMTTNFSQAVETLPQVAPLPKPQIPDWIEQISPTEEAEPLAQIRIRFKDPVIPLESLDSPEQQIKLNLFQIQPALPGRFRFLTPRMVGFQADEPLPKATRIQVTVKAGLADLNNHRLTQDLAWTFTTDPIQITNLPETNPNPYSSGYLDIKPNLEITSNVQLDLNSLANNATLISEANQEKISLKAEQTTAENQQPYPIFLANGSTDPFNLINRQWQYQLIPQQELQKNTRYRLELDPGIRPIRGNLVSDKAFTSQVATYAPLKFEKIETNRGWGSRFDQGISGLRFNNPLNADSALENIRFSPPPNPDIPLLEIYEGNNYVGVNSWALEPETNYTITIGENLKDTFGQTLGNSLTIQHKTGNLLANIFTRTGLNIFPKGAKANFKISTVNLPELNYKAAYKVVQPTDLVYRNNSEEFLPSSNTWKKFDISGKKNQITQTEVALEQELKAPTGMVAYGVQAKTVPYSENNQQKWQEPTYYGFAQITNLGVFTQLFPKSGLIRVNHLSDGAPVAAATIEIYQSKLNETPRPEPKPCATGITDQTGTFILNNQQLKQCIPNNEPPELLVIARENQDWAYARCDRDSGSYGYGIYPEWDYGQIQPRGTIFSDRNLYQRGEKASFTSLAAYLQNSQLKLDKNSQYTVTLSQPNGTQKNLGNFTTNEFGTFSFDWAIEPDSPLGDYYLSADGKNGNVLSGYVRVAEFKPPNFQVDLKLDKEIAISQQTIEAKAEGQYLFGSPLAAGQLKYYVTRSQANFTPKGWEEFAFGQQWFWPENPPSIDAEVLQNYAELDPQGLGTFTFKIGNDLPYPMTYQVSAEVSDSSNQAVAASQSVIALPSDRLIGLKSDFAAEVDKDFTVEMIATDATGKVLKGERIRLQLQKVDYKPMPRSMSETWPKYKLEYTTVAEKQITSGGQAEKISLQAKEAGYYRIRANFANAKDEVMATDLSIWISGKNPVFWGYPGEQENALEVKLDKDTYQPGEIATAVVQSPYPEAELYFAVVRDKPIYKTITKVTGGAPQIQFTVTPEMLPNAAVQAVLVRQGISLDQVEAGTVKDLVKIGFAPFSTSLDEKYLQIEVKPDLEAVEPGAEQSLKLTVKDGKNRPVKAQVSLMVVNEDVLQLTGYRPPDLVTTVYAQQLIPTRFTDNRFAVSLKDIIFNQNENPQLSPRAATPGVGDVFLQQESEKNQSAPLPANAPAAGRSQTPEEPAQAINIRKDFKPLAYYNGAVITDNNGHATVRFKLPDNLTTWRVIAIAETEDMRFGKGENTFITKKPLMANPLLPQFVRVGDRFFAGLAVTNNTGKKGNLEINGQVAENMQFAENASSTQQLSTQAKPDTTGYRFPIAAQDIGVGKIKFTAQLNKRDGDGFEVSLPVKKLAVTEQVISTGVTENQVKIPLNVNQNVAPNVGGLEVSLASTLIPEITAPARQVFEENRLPFLEPAASQLAIAANLQILGQKYGQAFGEFNPTAQAEIALKQLQELQQSDGGFASWPKQYQSDPFVTPYAAESLAKALAADFKVDPGMVSQVKLYLQRLLENPQQYDYCQTEICQNQLRLSALMALAELGDKRDSFLGDIYKQREELDQLSQLKLTRYLFSFPQWQDEAKTLFDRFQETVYETGRSATVNLPRGWYWLSTPTTQQAETLRLFIAQKAKPEVSDRLLQGLLNLRRNGTWQNSYANASALTALVAYANTQPTPPNFTATVKLAGENIDSMQFQGYENPSRFINVAMDQLPQGNADLTLEKSGAGSLHYLTAYSYRLLGNAPGRFNGLRVDRKVRLAGEDQVLATMGLSALNQPVTVEVGQVFDIGLEIITDHPIDHLVITDQLPAGFEAVDTTFQITNPAVQAQVDSWEIGYQTIYADEVVAYGDRLNAGVYNLHYLVRSVTPGTFEWPGAEVHLKYAPEEFGRSATATLAVKE
- a CDS encoding phosphatidylserine/phosphatidylglycerophosphate/cardiolipin synthase family protein, whose product is MNFQILVDSHDFWASLKADILSAQDQVYIQTLSFEGDRVGQNLAEALLASAARDKKLMIDSYTKYKISDQFLYSLPNLLKSELQQEARETWQIIKRLNQNGVGVKFINPVGLFFSKFADRNHKKMIVIDRRILYIGGINFSQHNFAWHDMMLRIEDPKIAEFLTTDFLASWQGEHQQKFQNFGNIELYLFNGRNNSQLFPRFFDLIESARESIIIETPYLSFPFYDRLRTARKNGVKISFITSAANNWGVYDHYTRWETGRSGIDLYLYPDGMTHLKSMLIDDQYLIIGSSNFDLFSYYFQQDIIAICHDRSLIQEFKRLIFLPDLQKSSRWTGKISDWQGKWGYFQLKAACQLFLWVNR